In Tachysurus fulvidraco isolate hzauxx_2018 chromosome 5, HZAU_PFXX_2.0, whole genome shotgun sequence, the genomic stretch TTTGTTTTAATAGCACAGTTTGACcgaggtttgtttattttctcatgGCCCAGACATCATTAGCTCTAAAAGAATTGAGCTCACTTGTTCTCAACCTCCAGCGGGATTTGGATTCACTGAAATTGGAACAGAGCAAGGAACAGAGTGTGCTTGGAGAGATTCTGTCTCTGCTTAGCACAGTAATGACTGCTCGCTCTGCTGGAACTCAACCTGGCCCTGTCCAGATGATTGACAATACTGTTCAGACATCACCTAGTTTGGTAACACAGTTCTGTGTGGTTTCAGAAGAAAAgcgttattatgaaggcagtaAAGCCTTTAATTTTTCTGGGGAAAAAGTAGACCTGAGTATTtgtcctgttacacacacatctccagaGAAGCTTAGCAGAGGAGCACCTTTCCGGGTCATAGGTACTCAACCTTTTCAGATGAAGCGGGACATAGCAACTGAGAGATGTGACCCTAATGGCTGGAAGAAGTCTTACCGTCTGCACCCAGTTACAGTCAATTCTCCAAACCCTGTTGCTACTTTCACTGACCCTGCTCATATACAGGATCCTAAGAAGGATTACATGTTTGGACACCCTGTGCATATAGAGCGAGTAAATTCTTTGAATGATATGACTAAGAACAATTCAGCAGCCTGGATCGAGGTGcccagagagaaaaaaatagcaaAGAGAGCACAGAGATGTCAGACCTTCAGGAAAAAGAAGAGAGCCCTGATTCTGCCACAGAGGCGGCCTGATCAAGGAAAGGTTTTGAATAATGTGTTTGAGGAAAGTCAGCATGATGAAGACCAAGAGAACAGGGTGCCAAATTTGGTGGTCAATGGCTATAGAAAAGCAATCAGAAAGTCAGTTGTTTCAGGGAAACATGTACCACTACAGCAGCCAAGCACAACCAGGTTGTCGAATACCAATGAATGTGTACAGAACCTGGATCCTTGTTCATTGTCCCAGAGCAGTAACAGCTCACAGATGATTGTGGAATACCAGCAAGCTGAATGGGAGACAGTAAATCCTGAGCAAAAAGCCAATACCATAAAGACACAGAGAGTTACCTGGCAGCTCTTTGATTTCATCAGTGACTCTGATTAATTCAGTGTGTGTTAAATGGGATATTTTAAGACACCAAGCAAAAAATATTGACTATGACCTTCACTAGGTCTTAAAGGATGGTTTGGTTGATTTTCTATATAACTGGCTTTGTTTTAGTCTTTGTAgctctacagtacagtaaatttCTTTGCTGCCTTGTGGGCACACAGTCATGCTATTATTGCCTTACATAATAGCAAAATTGTGCATTTTTTCTATgtgattgttaaaaaaaaggttattgcTGTTCTGAATTTCATAATTCTCACATGattttctaaatatttgttCGAGAACTGTTctttatatttgtattgttttgtattgttataGTACAAACATGACTATAGTAATATATTTGTAATGCAGCTGGAGAGCTCATCCATATAGCATGCTTATATTTAATGCAACCAAAGAACACTTTAATAGAGCTtgctaatattaaaaaaatacaccttAATGTTAGCTTCATGAAACAGGAGTAAGTGATGGGAGCTTCTCTGTAATCTATTATACTTTTGTAATAAAACAGTTCTAAAAAATCTATTAAGTTCTATTTGAAAATGCAGTTCAAATGAAACAATCAGTCTAAATCAGCGCTAATCACTAATATTGCAACAATATCTTTCATCTGTATGCAGTTCAGACTTAAGTGAATAAAACACAGTCTATATTCACACCTGTGGAGATTGCAattttgtgaaatgtgcaaattgtcAAATTTATGACTGTGTTTGCTTTTGTCATACATAGTTTTTGTTATTCATCCACCAAGTCAGCTGGAGGGGGCATGAGTCCTCGCGGGTTAAGGTTCGCCACCAGACACACGTCATAACTGTCGTGCATAACAGCCTGTTTAACCACCACCGTCCACTCATTCTCCCATGGATCCAACTGTAGGATATCCttagtgatgatgtcatggcGGTCTAAGAAGaattttatgatttatgattATGATACACTGGATATTTGAGAGAGAGTATACAGCTAGATGAATGTCGACATCATTCACCTTAAAGCATTGTATGGAATATGGTATATTTACCTGCTCCTTTATAGTATCCACAGATATATAGTTTGCCATCCACTTCCCCAGCGTTTGGTGCATTGCTCCGTAGTGATAAAAGTGGCCATGGTAAGGGAGGGCCATCTCTCCAGAAATCCCCATCAATATTGTAGATTTCTACTGCATCAAGACAGCGACGTGACTGTCCACGATCTACACCCTCACACCCAATGCCACCTGTAGTGAAGATGCAGAACTTATTAATAATAGGAACAAAAATTCGatataaatttcatttaatggGTAGAATTAATGTGGGAAAGTTTAAGTTTAGCCTTTAGCCTTTCTCTTACTAAAGTTATTGCTTTAATTCTACAAGAACCTGGGAgtgaaaaataaactgaaatataaGTATTATGTAAAAGTTGGCTATTTTTCATCATAATCAATATTATCAAGGCATTTATATGTTGTACAATATTTATCATTGTCATTTACTTGCACTTAACACAACAAACATAACAAGACTACAGTCCAGAATTATTAAGTCATTGCATCTGGTGTGCTGTGATTTTAAACTCctaaattacttttatttaggAAATAGGCATTTATTAGGGTAtgaaaaaagatttttcttcaaatattTGGTGTTTTAAGTGAATATGTTGCTTTTAGGTCTGTTGCGATGTCTGTTATACTGGCTTCCCAGTAGAttgctaaaaataaatgcatttaaaattcaAAGGCTTTTTGCCTCTCACCTATAACATAAATCTCCCCATTGAGAGCCACTGAACTGCAGCGATATTTGGAATATTTCATAGGACAGCGCTCATCCCACTTGTTGTTCTCTGGGTCATACATAAGTAGGCGGTTACTCATACGGTCAGGCTCCTCATCCACATGATATGTCTGTCATTCACAAGATGAGTCACAACAGGTGCAGTTAaatagagcaagagagagaagaaaaaagaaaaagagagggacaGAAACAGAGTAGGGTTACAGGCTGACACAATTACCGTTCTCCTGCAGTGTAATCTGAATTCATTTTGAGTTTATAGAATCCTAGTTTTGGTCCTGGAATTGCAATTGTTTTGAAGTAAACACCcacttataattaaattaatagatCATGCAGGAATACTCCAGAACCAGCTATAAATGATGCATGAAATGAAATGCAAGTGCAAAACTGTAAAATCATGTTAAGCACTTTAACCTGTGGAGTCCTCCCCCCAAGCACATAAAGGCAGTTTTTAATCCGGACTACACTGTGATAGGCCAAGGGCATTGGTAACGGAGCAGCACTGCGCCAAGGGCCACCCTGTAAAGACCAACGTGCAACACTGTTGGTGATGAGATACTGATTCTTCAGCATCATCTGGCCCCCTATTAGATACAGGTTATCTCCCAGGGAACTCAGGGCATATGAGTCACGGTATTCTGCTGAACAAAGGTGCTTCCAACTACCCTGAGCTTCTTCATTATACCTAGAAAAGGAAAAAGTTAAAATCagacaaaattatttataatgatatatGTCATATAATAACTTAGATAATATTttcaacagattttttttaaacaaatatattgttttgtccggctgtaaaaaaaatttttttattactccaGCCCATATGATTAATCTCATGAAATGGTTAATACGGGTGGTGAGTTGTACAGTGCAGAGCCATTGGCCTAAATCAGAAGTGATCCTCTTTACTAGGCTTTGCAAAAACTGTACCACTGCAAATTCATTCAATTATCTAATCATGTCACATCAATGCAGCACATAAAATCACCCCAGTACAGACCAATGCTCACATCAAGCATTAGGACATAACAGGCTACAGCTTCCATATCTCCAGCTGTTCACTTTCAGTAATCCAGATCTTGGCAGAATGaagaggaacctgatgtggtcttttgttgtagctttgttctttctgaaatactcatCTGGTAAGCACAACTATGC encodes the following:
- the iho1 gene encoding interactor of HORMAD1 protein 1 isoform X1, translated to MNSLTGFHLKCDYHRHGVRFDFGDSDGEVNRRCVLRYRAPAGRDAPQCSIEELVLKLQFSFLQELDTEQPYRVHLPVIVQEHGTMKPNIWNVKEILNIPMNSVGAKPAKGGATAGDYSSLSDSQFLFGSQNWPENSQSFSQELCGQSRSSQQASQEINETKVSSKYQSKPMLFGDSKVTNISGGRAMGILDRFEEEKRKAKEIEILIGVRQLHESLENIQKTFLNCIDGSCDITRAAVAEGIGTFRKTIQDNFATIKESIANQTELMKSQTCREMKDNEEKTSLALKELSSLVLNLQRDLDSLKLEQSKEQSVLGEILSLLSTVMTARSAGTQPGPVQMIDNTVQTSPSLVTQFCVVSEEKRYYEGSKAFNFSGEKVDLSICPVTHTSPEKLSRGAPFRVIGTQPFQMKRDIATERCDPNGWKKSYRLHPVTVNSPNPVATFTDPAHIQDPKKDYMFGHPVHIERVNSLNDMTKNNSAAWIEVPREKKIAKRAQRCQTFRKKKRALILPQRRPDQGKVLNNVFEESQHDEDQENRVPNLVVNGYRKAIRKSVVSGKHVPLQQPSTTRLSNTNECVQNLDPCSLSQSSNSSQMIVEYQQAEWETVNPEQKANTIKTQRVTWQLFDFISDSD
- the iho1 gene encoding interactor of HORMAD1 protein 1 isoform X2, producing the protein MNSLTGFHLKCDYHRHGVRFDFGDSDGEVNRRCVLRYRAPAGRDAPQCSIEELVLKLQFSFLQELDTEQPYRVHLPGVQNQLKEAPRPVTTRACLTLSFCLDLKTGLKILKAFRRSYVDSPEAPSRPHRSEILIGVRQLHESLENIQKTFLNCIDGSCDITRAAVAEGIGTFRKTIQDNFATIKESIANQTELMKSQTCREMKDNEEKTSLALKELSSLVLNLQRDLDSLKLEQSKEQSVLGEILSLLSTVMTARSAGTQPGPVQMIDNTVQTSPSLVTQFCVVSEEKRYYEGSKAFNFSGEKVDLSICPVTHTSPEKLSRGAPFRVIGTQPFQMKRDIATERCDPNGWKKSYRLHPVTVNSPNPVATFTDPAHIQDPKKDYMFGHPVHIERVNSLNDMTKNNSAAWIEVPREKKIAKRAQRCQTFRKKKRALILPQRRPDQGKVLNNVFEESQHDEDQENRVPNLVVNGYRKAIRKSVVSGKHVPLQQPSTTRLSNTNECVQNLDPCSLSQSSNSSQMIVEYQQAEWETVNPEQKANTIKTQRVTWQLFDFISDSD
- the iho1 gene encoding interactor of HORMAD1 protein 1 isoform X3 is translated as MLIVQEHGTMKPNIWNVKEILNIPMNSVGAKPAKGGATAGDYSSLSDSQFLFGSQNWPENSQSFSQELCGQSRSSQQASQEINETKVSSKYQSKPMLFGDSKVTNISGGRAMGILDRFEEEKRKAKEIEILIGVRQLHESLENIQKTFLNCIDGSCDITRAAVAEGIGTFRKTIQDNFATIKESIANQTELMKSQTCREMKDNEEKTSLALKELSSLVLNLQRDLDSLKLEQSKEQSVLGEILSLLSTVMTARSAGTQPGPVQMIDNTVQTSPSLVTQFCVVSEEKRYYEGSKAFNFSGEKVDLSICPVTHTSPEKLSRGAPFRVIGTQPFQMKRDIATERCDPNGWKKSYRLHPVTVNSPNPVATFTDPAHIQDPKKDYMFGHPVHIERVNSLNDMTKNNSAAWIEVPREKKIAKRAQRCQTFRKKKRALILPQRRPDQGKVLNNVFEESQHDEDQENRVPNLVVNGYRKAIRKSVVSGKHVPLQQPSTTRLSNTNECVQNLDPCSLSQSSNSSQMIVEYQQAEWETVNPEQKANTIKTQRVTWQLFDFISDSD
- the iho1 gene encoding interactor of HORMAD1 protein 1 isoform X4, coding for MKPNIWNVKEILNIPMNSVGAKPAKGGATAGDYSSLSDSQFLFGSQNWPENSQSFSQELCGQSRSSQQASQEINETKVSSKYQSKPMLFGDSKVTNISGGRAMGILDRFEEEKRKAKEIEILIGVRQLHESLENIQKTFLNCIDGSCDITRAAVAEGIGTFRKTIQDNFATIKESIANQTELMKSQTCREMKDNEEKTSLALKELSSLVLNLQRDLDSLKLEQSKEQSVLGEILSLLSTVMTARSAGTQPGPVQMIDNTVQTSPSLVTQFCVVSEEKRYYEGSKAFNFSGEKVDLSICPVTHTSPEKLSRGAPFRVIGTQPFQMKRDIATERCDPNGWKKSYRLHPVTVNSPNPVATFTDPAHIQDPKKDYMFGHPVHIERVNSLNDMTKNNSAAWIEVPREKKIAKRAQRCQTFRKKKRALILPQRRPDQGKVLNNVFEESQHDEDQENRVPNLVVNGYRKAIRKSVVSGKHVPLQQPSTTRLSNTNECVQNLDPCSLSQSSNSSQMIVEYQQAEWETVNPEQKANTIKTQRVTWQLFDFISDSD